In one Myripristis murdjan chromosome 5, fMyrMur1.1, whole genome shotgun sequence genomic region, the following are encoded:
- the arl8bb gene encoding ADP-ribosylation factor-like 8Bb, with the protein MLALINRLLDWFRSLFWKEEMELTLVGLQYSGKTTFVNVIASGQFSEDMIPTVGFNMRKVTKGNVTIKIWDIGGQPRFRSMWERYCRGVNAIVYMVDAADREKIEASRNELHNLLDKPQLQGIPVLVLGNKRDLPNALDEKQLIEKMNLSAIQDREICCYSVSCKEKDNIDITLQWLIQHSKSRRS; encoded by the exons ATGCTGGCCCTCATCAACAGGCTTTTGGACTGGTTCCGGTCTCTTTTCTggaaggaggagatggagcTTACATTAGTTGGACTTCAGTACTCCGGGAAGACCACATTCGTCAATGTGATTGCA TCAGGCCAGTTCAGCGAAGACATGATCCCCACAGTCGGTTTCAACATGCGAAAGGTTACAAAAGGCAACGTGACGATaaag ATATGGGACATAGGTGGACAGCCTCGCTTCAGAAGCATGTGGGAGCGCTACTGTCGAGGAGTCAATGCTATTGT TTACATGGTGGACGCAGCAGACCGAGAGAAGATAGAAGCTTCCAGAAATGAACTCCATAACCTTTTAGATAAACCGCAGCTACAAGGAATACCC GTTCTAGTTCTGGGCAACAAAAGAGACCTACCCAATGCACTTGATGAGAAGCAGCTTATTGAAAAAAT GAACCTGTCAGCCATTCAGGACCGAGAGATCTGCTGCTACTCTGTCTCctgcaaagagaaagacaaCATAG ATATCACACTGCAGTGGCTGATCCAGCATTCAAAATCGCGAAGAAGCTGA